The Arachis ipaensis cultivar K30076 chromosome B03, Araip1.1, whole genome shotgun sequence region TTTTGTTAGTAAAATAAGCATAGCCTTAAAAGCAAGTGTTGCTTATAAGCACACACAAGGCAAAGAGAAAGAGAGTTATTAttccaaagaaaagagaaataagaaagaagagggaaaggAGTGAGTGCTGTGGCTTTGTGGTGCAGCAATGGCATCAACACCAAAACAGTCTTATGAACAGCAGCCACTGAATGCGCAGCAGCGAGCTAGGAACTCGGGGATGATCAACTCTAGCCAGAGTCCAACAGGGGATGAGAGGGAAGAGGAGATGTCGAGATCAGCCTTGGCGATGTTTCGAGCCAAGGAAGAAGAGATTGAAAGGAAGAAAATGGAGGTGAGGGATAAGGTTCATACTTATCTGGGAAAAGTTGAAGAAGAAACAAAGCGCTTGGCTGAGATTAGAGAAGTAAGTCCTTTGATACATGCATTCTTTAATTGGTTTTGCTCTTAATTTTGTGTTTGCTTAGTTTGAAATTATGCATATTAGTGTGTGTGATAGAACATGTTTATTTAAAATGCAAAGTGTTGTGCCATGTGCTTGTTCTGAAACAAGTACAGACAAGTGTTTCTAAAATGGAACAAGGTCTGTTTCATCAATGTTAAAGCAGTAACTGCTTCAGAAACTGCATATGATCATTGTTTCAGGAGCTTGAGTCTCTCACAGATCCATTGAGGAAAGATGTTGCAGTAATTCGCAAGAGGATAGACATTATTAACAAAGAGTTAAAGCCACTGGGTCAGACCTGCCAAAAAAAGGTGACATAGTTTCATGTTGTTCAACTACATTTTCAAACAAATTACAAAAAGACATAATTTCTAAATATGTTATATTTTATGAAAGTTACCGAACAAGTTCTTAATGTTTGCTACTTTTTTCTAAAAATCTTTACTTAAGCCATAGGATTTGGTTCAAGGAGGCAAAGTGATCCACATAACAATAGTTACACAGCTTTTAATACAAAACCACTTAAGCATTGGGTATAGAGTTTAATCAAATTGACCATATTTTGCTGCTTTATTCAAGTGGCCTCATGTTGCTTTCTTGGCCCCATCTTGTCTTATCAATTGGGAGGCAAATGAACATGATTATTTCAGTGGTTATGGtgataattcataataattgtgttcaaATATCCACGTAGAAAATGATAGAATTGGTTCAGTGGGAGATTCCAAAATCTCCATGCAAGCAAGCTTCTTTACCATCATTATTCATTATGACTATACAATTATGTGTATTATTCTACTAGTAAAATTGTTTAATtgaattgaataataataataatttaaaaaacctTGTTACACTTTTATATAACAATGAAACTCTTAATTTATTTGTTTACTCTTTTCCTTTTGAATATTTTTTGGGGTCACAGGAGAGAGAATACAAGGATGCCCTTGAAGCTTTCAATGAGAAAAACAGAGAAAAGACTCAACTAGTTACAAAATTGATGGAGGTTAGAAGTTCTATTTATATTTTCTACTATTATAAAAAGGAATCAATATTTGTCACTAAGTAAAAGAAAACAGGATAATTTGATCTAAGTAACTTACATTCtcattcttttttcctttttcctttcagCTGGTGACTGAAAGTGAGAAGTTGAGGATGAAGAAGCTTGAAGAGCTAAGCAAAAACGTAGATAGCCTCCATTGAGATGCTAATTAATATAACCTTTTTGTATTTACTTCAGTGTGCTTTTGACTAGAATCATTATTTTTACTCCTTCAATGTGCCATATTTTGTGATTTCGTTTGTTATTTTGCTGACAAAAAATTAGGAAATATTGTCCATGAAAATGTGTGAATTAGACTCTTGAATTCTGAATTGCTGCAAAAAGTTCTTGTCTTTTTATTATGAGGTGTGCTGATTCTGTCATCAAATACAAATTGAACACTAGAAAGATGCAATTAAACTaatccatccattcattcaaCTTACCTAATTAGTGTCAGCAATACATTACTATTGTAAATATTGAGACAGTTGTGATATCCTTGAAAAAGTTACACCTAACTTATAATATTTTGTGTTTACACTGATGTTTATATCATTTAAATGTTGAAACAGGGTTTATACCAAAATTTAAGAATAATGAAATAAATGTCAAAATGGAATATAATACTTTGAATATTTAAAAAGTATTTCCCCTGCAGTTAACAAAACATCTTTGAGAAAGAAACATACTACTTTCCAATGTTCAAACATTCTTTTCAACATGGACAAGTCGAAGGATTAGCTGTAAAATACAAGTTTGGAAAACAATTGAACTCTTTAGAGGACACCATCTACAAAGTTCATTTTATCTTTGTTTATACTTTAGAAATTCATTTAACATATCGAAAGAAAAAATTTTGCCAAGAAATTAACATTTGAAGTTATCCAAGCAGTAGCGAAACTAATTTAGTTTTGAGCAATgctagggccagcaacttttgtgattagtagccatcaaatagctatcaatgataatttaatggtgtgagatttcatccaatgactcaccttTCTGTGCTGGTTACATATTGGCCAAAATTCAACAAAACTGCTGGTCCCTAGACTTTCCCTTTAGTTTTAGGACATTCTGCTATGCTTTTCTGGTTAGATAAGAGTATATCTTATACTAAGTGCTTGTTTGGGtgctattattttgataaaaaaaaattttttcaatgaaaaaatatttttttttattttttagcgtgtttggcaaatttcgagtagtaaaagtaaaagcactagaaaaatcagaaaaacatcttttttgagaagctgtaatttacatctttttttaaaagatattttttccttaaaaaatatatttttcatgtaataaataaacaaaaagtacttttatattgttatatccaaacataattgatagataaaaagacctttttgcatgagatacccaaacataaaattacttttactttttcataaaatcttttaaaaaagataactcgaaaaaagatatttttttagaaGCTCATCCAAACAAGCCCTAAGTTGCACATTAAAACTCTCGGacacttgtttttttttttttagacctGGACACTTGTTTAAGTAGACTTTTGAATTAACTACTACACCAACCCGACTTATTAAAAAATCTGTTATCTTAACTAATCTTAAAAACAAAAAGGGGTTAGATTAAGTGCCACTGATTTATACATAAGCCCAATTCAATTGAGTTGGTACATATATTGGGTAAAGTTTACGAGTTTATTGGGCTTCAACATTTTGGGCTTTTTTGTTTGACGTGTTAAAATAAACTCGGaagcaaagtaaaaaaaaaaagtaaagtagTAAACATAGGAGGTGCTTGAAACTTGAGTTCAAAGAATGAATGAAGCAAGTGGTGAGCCACGAAGTTTGAAGTTTGAGGGGCGAAAGGGTTGTTACTTGTGAGGTTACGAATTACGATCGATGAATAACAGAGACAGTGAAACTTCAAACCCTATCGATGGCGGAACAAAGAAGCCCAAGGTGGTTGTTATTACGGGCCCCACCGCCTCCGGCAAGTCCAAGCTCGCCGTCGATCTGGCCTCACACTTTCCCATTGAAGTCATCAACGCCGACTCCATGCAAGTCTACTGTGGTCTCGACGTCCTCACCAACAAACTCCCTCTCTCCCAACACAAAGGTCCTcccatactctctctctctctctctctctctctctctctctctcctgaaacttccttctcttttctgttttgttttagGGGTGCCGCACCATCTCTTAGGTACCGTAAACCCAAACGTTGAATTTACAGCTAAAGTGTTTAGGGATTCTGCTATTCCGGTAAGTTTTCGCTGTTGTTTGTAACTGTTTCTAAGCTGACTCTGAAGTTAAGAATGAATATTCAtgcattttttaattaattttcagatCATAGATGAAATACTAGCTCGCAATCACTTGCCTGTTATAGTTGGGGGTACAAATTACTATATCCAGGTTTGGCNNNNNNNNNNNNNNNNNNNNNNNNNNNNNNNNNNNNNNNNNNNNNNNNNNNNNNNNNNNNNNNNNNNNNNNNNNNNNNNNTAGTTATTAAATTGAGTTACATGATTGTATTTGTATCTTTATGTGTCATGTTGTGCATATTGCATATTTTATGTGTGATTATCTAAGTATGCGACCATTGTGGTCTAAATTTACCAGCTCATTGCTCTGGCAAGATAGTAAGTTTGAAATTATCAATTAGAGTTGAgtaggaaaaataaattatattccaCTAATGCTTGTGTATTCAAGTTAGCGAGTTCCACATTTTGTATCATATTTTTACACTCTTGTCTGTTATCTTCTTCAGGCTCTTGTGAGTCCATTTCTCCTAGACGATTTGGCAGATTATATGAACGAAGGCTGTTATGGTGATCCATCTGGTATTTTGATATTCAGTGtcctaaaatattttcttttttcttttcccaTTCAGTTCCATATTTTCTTAGGATACTATATCTGTAATTTTTCAGGTGCCACACGGTCTGATATGAGTTTCCCCGCCGATAATGACAATTCAAGTAATGGTTATGACCTGCTTAAAGAGATCGATCCAGTTGCTGCAAatagaatccatccaaataaCCATAGAAAGGTTGGATTGTAATATCAGTGTATATGGGCCAGTTTATTTTTACAGTGCAGTTACACATTCAACTTTTCCATGGTTTTTTATGTTTTGTACGCAATCCTTGAAAATTCCTGTTCAGTACATTTTTTAACTTCATAAATTCTTATGGATTGCCTCACTGCTCATAACACTGCTACACTATGTTTATTTGGTGATTTCAGATCAATCAATATATTAATTTGTATTCACGTACTGGTGTTGTTCCTAGCAAAGTATTCCAAGGAAAAGCAGCAGAGGTTTGTCATCTTCTTTGACACTCATTGGTTGATTGCAATTCATATATGACATATCCCTTACTTCGTCTATATTATTATGACATATAATGCCGTTTCTCGATTTATAGTCATCTTGGTTGATTACCCAACAATTCCATAGTCACCCATTTCTCATATCATACCTTTTTGTTCTATTTCTACTGGTCAGTTGGTGTTAGACATGAAGTGGAAAAAGGACACTTAATTGGTGATGGTTTTTGTTGCAATACATATTTTTATTCTTTCATTGTTTTCTTGTAAATAATATCAGTATTGCTTGTGGCAGGGCAGAAGTGGGGTCAAGTTGATAACTTAAAATATGATTGCTGTTTTATATGTGTGGATGCATCTCTCCCTGTGCTGGACAAATATGTTGAGCAGAGGGTAGACTGTATGATGGATGCTGGATTACTCAATGAAGTCTATGATGTTTACAACGTGAATGCAGATTATACTAGAGGATTGCGGCAAGCCATTGGTGTCCGAGAATTTGAGCCACTTCTTAGAAGTTGCCTTGTTGAAGACATCTATAAAAGAGAGAAGGAACTGTTAAACGGTTCCAGAATAGAAAAGGGTTTGAAATTGTTTGATGGTAACCTGATGGGGTGGTTGAAATCTTCCTCTGATACTAATACCATAATTCTTTTAGAAGAAGCAATAGAAAAAGTGAAGGTTAATACCCGGAGACTTGTTCGACGACAggtaaatatatattattattttttctgtgacTTACTTAAACAAGCATTCTTGacaggaatatatatatataggcctAGTAAAGCTGCTGTTGATTTTTCTTTCTTGTCGGTACTTGGTTCCATCTAAATTTAATGCATATTGTGGCCAGAAACAATGTTCATTCAAGATAAATTGATATAATGGATCAAATTTCAAATGTTTCGTATGTGACATTTGTCTTTGCCTTTCTACATTGATATGACtggaattaaaagaaaattgaattttgaagccTGAGATTGATAAAGCAGCTATGATCATTGCAGAAGAGGATGCTCAATAGACTGCAAACACTATTTGGTTGGAACATACATTTTGTTGATTCCACAGAGTCAATATCAAGTATGCTGCGTTAATAATATTCCCTCtatcttttctttgtttattgccataaaataacattttaaaGTATTGATTAGGTCACTTTTTGTTTAGGCAAATCAGAGGATGTATGGACTGACCAAGTGGTTGAGTCAGCTACAAAGGTAGTTAGTTCCTTCTTGTGTGAGAATGGAAGCTTGTCATCTACTTGTGGCATGTCAAATGACACCAACGTGAAAATTAATCAAAGGGACCTCTGGACTCGATACATATGCAAGGTCTGTTATGCTTTTTAGAATCCGGCTAgcaagttttaattttaatttcttgaaAACTGCATTGTTTGCTTACTTTTTATATTTCAGTTTTATGTTGCTTTTGTATTCTTGGTGTATACCACAAATTTCAAACATTTACTTACAGAAAAGCTTTTTGGGGAAACAGTTCGTTTTAAACTATTAAGCTACCAGAAAATCCATGTTTGGATGCCGAAAGTATTGCAGTATAAGTTAAACATGTAACTAGTGACGTGCAATGTGCCACTTTTGAAGCACTTGCAGGTGCTGCTTGCAATATCTAATTTTTGTGGTTCATAAAAGTTTGCTTCTTGATGATGTACTTGCTTTTTGGCAGGCCTGTGGAGACAGGGTGCTAAGAGGATTACATGAATGGGAACAACACAAAAAGGGTCGTGGCCACAGGAAACGTATTTCTAGTCTCAAGAGCAAGGCACAAAGTCTTGGTACCTTAGACAAAACGTTTGATTACTATGAATGCAAATAGTTTTATGTATTGTAATTTGCAACCTGCTCCAGTTATGAAACATATTTCACAGTAATATTACCACTGAATGACTAATAGCATTTCAGtatgtttctttttgtttcattTGTCAAGACCATCACAAAAATCCAAAAGAAAATACACACGTCTCTCATTGATTTCGTTCATAATCACCTAGGAATGAGATATTGAGATGTGTGGTTCTTGTTTACTTATATCCTTCAttgttttcataaacaaaatgatACGCAGCACGTGTATGTTCGAAATATTGATTACTGAGGGTACCACTGTACCAGTCTTTCAACACCTTCTTGTGAACTCGAATTATTATGATTTTCCATGTTGTTTCTAATCTACTTACAAGTTAACAATACTcgtgaaaaataattaaaagcaaAAGTTTGGTATATATTACGTGTGATGTGTGGTTGGATGAGGCACGAGGGGACTCCTTAATTATTTTGTTTGTTGCAATGTGAATGACCGACCTCTCACTTCTCTGGTCCCTTCCATTTTTTAAATTAGGTGATAAAATACTTTATCTCTTTCTTTTTgtccatttatttattttatacattTCACTTTCTCTCATAAACCATTTTTCTCCTTCCCTCTCTCCTCTCTCCTCTATCGCACGTGTTTAATGAAGGTACTTTAGTTCATTAAATATTTCTGAGTTTACGAAGAAAATGAGATATTTCTATGTAGATATGTGAAAAGGGAGAATGCTACGACACACCTGTTTAAATTTGATTAATTCATGACATACTAAGTAACTAATCTAATGATAGGCAGAGGAACAAAAGGTGTAGTCATAGACAGATTTAACCATTTTAAAAAGGTGACATACATTCTAGAAGAAGTGCTGAACTTTTCTTAAGCTAttctaaaattaatttatatacaATTCGAAAAACTTGTGATATGATTTTCGAAGTCGAGTTgaatttaaaaaatcatttttgtAAAAGTACGGATTTGAACAGTAAGTTCTGTGATATTTTTGCatgtattattttatatattttatacaaataatcaattagtagctaattttttatttatactgATTTTGTACAGGATATGTTTACGAGTAAATCAATAGAGTTTGGGTATAATTAAATATAAGTTGTGTTTTGCTGTGACGTGCGGGTTTAATTTATCTCCAGCTCCATGAATTAAGACACATGACCAAAATAGGTTAGCTTCCGTTTTATCACTTTTATGTGTGTGTGGAACGTGCCTTATATGTTGTGTATACATTTACTATATGCTTCTACGCGTTAATTGTCATATTTTtccacatacatacatacatacataaataTCCAAACAATCTTTAATATATagtgcatacatatatatatataccatgcACTAAATATATCCGATCCCGCAATCTTCAATTTCCCTGACTCACCTACCCTTTGTTCTTCCTCTTCCAACTTCATCTTCACCTTCACATATTAGAGAAGCAGTTTCAAATATTGTGGATTATTCATCTTGTTTgaagatcaatgcacatgaatttgatgatgaCGTGTCAAGAAGAAGAATGTTCTTTGATGAGGAGGCATTGTATAATATGCCAGTTTTTTTGGATAGCATGGCTGAGGGTTTGCTTATAACCCCTCCATCTATGATTAGGGCAATGGATTGGGATCATCAACATGAACATCACACTGCTTCTTCTCAAATACACTTCAATCTCTGGACATACTAAATTGCTTACCATTTGCTACATCAATTATTATTCTTATTGCTGATATATTTGGGGATTTTAAATTTCTAGTAGGCACATCACATGCCATATGCATTATATAACTTTAATTACTATGTTactctttatatttttattaaattataattaaatttttacaacattttttttagttaaatttttatattgtttttaattttgtaattaatttttttatataaaaaaattaattacaaaattaaaaacaatataaaaatttaattaaaaataataaaaatctaaTTACAAATTTAGTAAAACTATAATATCTAAACTCATTATATATAGTGTTGTTGGAAATGAACCTAAAGGGGGCTATTGGCTATTGCTTGTTTGCTTAGGGTTGGTTACTCTGTACACTCTAAggttaatttaattactttaattCGAGAATAGATtctctcaattattaaaaaaaaaattgagagtgtaAAATGTAATTTCTAATCCTTCATTATTttttctcttatatttattttttgtcccacttataaaattaatggtagaagatcacactttactccctcaattgttaaaaaaaattgaaaggatGCATTCCCCTTTAATTCTATAAGACTAGTTTTGTTTTCGTTGTCTTTAGGCGTTAGCCTAGCTATCTAGCTCCGTCAACAGTCAGCACAAATAATGCATGGTCATAAATGTCTTTTTGCTCAATATATATTATACATCACATATAGTTACTGATTAAGACATATTATTATTACCAGTTTCATTATCTTAAAACAATCATTAGTTATTCAATACTGATATTGGAAACGGGACTTTAATTACTTAGTAGCTAGGCAACTTTTCTGAAGAAAATTATGAGAAATAAAAAATGGTTGATCATTAATACATGGTTGGTTGAAGGCTTCAAGCTTTGTATACTCCTTTAATTTACTTTTGTTACCATGCTGCTTTGTTGGTTAAAAATGAAAGTTGTCTAAACTCTAAAGCTAtatttcatttcttctttttctttttgaactGATGTCTAAGTAAAGCTGTTTTAAAGCTTAAAGTAATTAactcttttaatttatatatttacatCATGCACTATCTTTTTATTTT contains the following coding sequences:
- the LOC107629312 gene encoding uncharacterized protein LOC107629312; its protein translation is MASTPKQSYEQQPLNAQQRARNSGMINSSQSPTGDEREEEMSRSALAMFRAKEEEIERKKMEVRDKVHTYLGKVEEETKRLAEIREELESLTDPLRKDVAVIRKRIDIINKELKPLGQTCQKKEREYKDALEAFNEKNREKTQLVTKLMELVTESEKLRMKKLEELSKNVDSLH
- the LOC107629308 gene encoding tRNA dimethylallyltransferase 2, translating into MNNRDSETSNPIDGGTKKPKVVVITGPTASGKSKLAVDLASHFPIEVINADSMQVYCGLDVLTNKLPLSQHKGVPHHLLGTVNPNVEFTAKVFRDSAIPIIDEILARNHLPVIVGGTNYYIQALVSPFLLDDLADYMNEGCYGDPSGATRSDMSFPADNDNSSNGYDLLKEIDPVAANRIHPNNHRKINQYINLYSRTGVVPSKVFQGKAAEKWGQVDNLKYDCCFICVDASLPVLDKYVEQRVDCMMDAGLLNEVYDVYNVNADYTRGLRQAIGVREFEPLLRSCLVEDIYKREKELLNGSRIEKGLKLFDGNLMGWLKSSSDTNTIILLEEAIEKVKVNTRRLVRRQKRMLNRLQTLFGWNIHFVDSTESISSKSEDVWTDQVVESATKVVSSFLCENGSLSSTCGMSNDTNVKINQRDLWTRYICKACGDRVLRGLHEWEQHKKGRGHRKRISSLKSKAQSLGTLDKTFDYYECK